DNA sequence from the Coregonus clupeaformis isolate EN_2021a chromosome 30, ASM2061545v1, whole genome shotgun sequence genome:
AATTTCTTCATATTCCCATGGAAATGTGCCCCAAAAAATAGCTTTTTAAGCAAGAATCCTTGCTTTATCTGAGAGTGAACAATTTCTCATTAACCAGGATAAGTAAgcccaacatacagtatatttttctAAAGCATTAGTTTACCTATAGGttctctctcttcatttctcCATACATTTCACATTCATGTCACATCCATTATATCCGTACCTTAATGATCCGTGCCAGTCCAAAGTCAGCCACCTTACAGACCAGGTCATCTCCCACCAGGATGTTCCTGGCCGCCAGGTCCCTGTGCACGATGTGTCGGTCCTCCAGGTAGGCCATGCCCTCGCCCACCTGGCTGCCCATGTAGATGAGGTGGGCAGAGGTCAGTACATGACCCTCCGGCGCTGGGAACAGCACAGGGAGCACACGGGTTAGGATCTGTCAAGCATTATAAGGTCTGCATAGTTACTCAACTGCTTTAACATGTACATTTATTAGTTTAAAACGTTTCAATCTCAAATGGATCTTTGTCAGGTCACCTGAGTTGGAGCTATTTAATATGCAAGCCCTATATTAGTCCTgctattacattatttttttcagccAAGCAACCAATGACTGATGAGGTttttgaatacttatgttattGGTCAAGCATAATCatctgttaacacacacacactgaatgcaATGTAAAGACTGCAGAACAGAGGGGAGGGTGTGACTGACTCACTGCCCAGGTAGGACTTGAGGCTGCCCTTGGTCATGAGCTCAGTGACGATGTAGACGGGCTCTCCTCTGGAACACAGGGCCAGCAGCTGGATTAGCTTGGGGTGGTGAAGGTTCTTTAGCGCCTGGACCTCCTTCACAAACTCATCCTGCTTAGTGTCCTCTgcaggggagagagaaacagagagacagagagaggctgacATCAGTGCTGTCCAGGTAAGAGTTTATGTGATAAGGAGCTTAGGACTGACCCTATGAAGCATTATAATCCCTTTATGAACCATGTGAGGGCCCTGACCTGAATGGACTGACTCAAAGTTAGAGAGTATGTAATTGTGTGTTTTGTGCATGCATGCGTTCCTGCCTTTTAGAATGTTTTGCCATTGCAGCATTTGCCCATCTGCAGTATGTCTTTGAAAATAATTCCCTCATCAATTGTCACTCAAATATTTGCCACAATTCTGCTTGTAGTGTGCTGAATCATGTATAACACTGTAGTTAATATGATAGCAGCGAGAGCTAGCATGCTTACCTTGTTTGAGCATCTTGATGGCCACCTTCTTGTTCTGGTTGATCCACAGGGCCtcccacacctctccaaagtggccCTCCCCCAGCTTCCTTTGCAGTTTAAACTCCTCCCGAGGACGCTCCCAGGGCTCCATGTCAAACAGCTCCCTCTGGGGACACCAACACTGTTACAAGCAGCCTCCATTAACTGGACACCACAACACTGTTACAGCCACACAGAACTCAGCTGTGCTTCATTTTGTTTGCCcagtacaatggaaccaatgaaatagtcccaaaagtgcaaactacAATGAAAATTATTACGCATGTctgtcaaataaaatacaattgtatttgtcacatgcgccgaatacaacaggtgtagactttatcgtgaaatgcttacttatgagccctttcccaaaaatgagttaaaaagtaagaaaattagcaaatagaaatagaaaatagtaacacaatagataacaataatgaggctttATACAAGGACTACCGGTACcgtgtcaatgtgcaggggtacgaggtagttgaggtaagaggtaatatgtacatgtaggtaggggtaaaagtggctaggcaatcaggatagataataaacagagtagcagcagcgtatgggaagagtgtatatgtgtgtgtgtggcgtcaatatgcatgtgtgtgtgcaaaaaagggttgtcactagttaccacagccacaaggtAAATATTGGTAATCGTAATCTTTTTTGAAAATTTAAGGTTAGGTATAAGGTTAGCATTGTGGTTAAGGTAGTGCAACTGTAGAATGTTTTGATGATCTgatggcccatgccaaatcttttcagcctcttgagggggaagaggcgttgtcgtgccttcttcacgactgtgttggtgtgtgcggATCGTGTTAAtttcttagtgatgtggacacagaggaacttcaagctctcgacccgctccactacagccccgtcgtgtgtgtgtgtgtgtgtatatgatgcTCAGATGGCTTTAGTACATTCAAAGATAGGGAAGTTTCTTTAAAAACACAAGCTCTTTTAAAAAGACAAATGTATTATTTGATACTTAGACTCATAGATAATCAAGTGCTACAAAAGTAGTGTGTCAATCAATAAATGATCAATAAATAATCTACAAAGGATGATTTATATATACTTAAATGATTACCAAGTTTACATTGTGATCGTCTTGGCAAATCAAAATACACAACATcaatggttaaataaaataaaaaatacaaatgaaaTGTAACATCTTCTCCTTTCAATCTCATGAATAGATGAACTTGAAATAAACAACTGGCTTTCTTTTCCAGAGACTCAGTCTACATGTTTGTGTGTTTCATACAACAACAAAATGAGGAAGCCACAGAAGTGTCAAAACTGCATTAAAGACATGCTAGTCTTCGTATGAGCTTCTCATGTACTCTTCTTTTTAGTCAAATTGAACATGGAGGACAACAATGATTTTGGCACAAATTAAACTACACCTACAATCAAATTGTGTATAAAATTGCAACAGTATCAGTCTAACTGCTAAGAAATATAAATGCAAATACTATAGAAATTCACAAATTGAAAAGCAGAAAATTATGAAATAAGAAATTGTGAAATAAAaaggccctgtgtgtgtctgcggGGCTTTCCACAGCCTCTGACTCAGTCACATCATCTCTGCTGggaaggaagagagaagagacctGAATCACGGAGAGGTCTCCAGTAAAAACAGCCTGATCACTGCTACTACACTACCGCTTCTTGATTCCGTAATTATGTCAAAGTGAACAGATAATTTTGTATGTTTTGATTTCGGGGAATATGTGGGCCAAAAACTCTGGATGTGTGTTTGTGATCCGGGTGGTACACACACCTGCTGTGCACATGGCTCATCCAGAGGAACTCCTAGACTCCTGGAGTTGTTCTGGTGGTATTGGATTAGCTCCCCCAGAGTGGCGAAGGAAATCTTGTCTGACACAAGGAACGCCCCGATCGATGAACGCTGGATTCGGAAATGGAACACTTTCCCATCGTTTCTGGCTGTGGAGGAGAGGGCAAATATGATTTGACTGTTTTATATTTTACACATTTCAAAAAGTATTCCTTTTGAAATGtcttctgtcacacacacacttggccaAAGTAATATTAGCAACAAGACATATGAGCATTGACTTGGACATTCCTCACTTGGCTAACAGTGGGTGATCAGATGAAGGTGGTTCTCAACTACGGAAGTACTTTATTGCCACCCATTGGTGAATGAACGGTTGCACTTCCTTTCCCACACATTTTTCCACTGGTATTTGTTTGCATACTATTTAATAGTGAAATTGTGTGGTAACAACATATAATTAAAAATGTGAACTCTATTTAATATAATAcatgtaatttaataggatctctgtgggtaACAATGGGTCCTTTCTGCTATTTACTTCAATTAATTCAACAGAGCTACCCGGTAGGCTACCAAATGGTGCATATGGTGCTTGTGTTAATGAATTCCAAAGAAACAAACATGAAATTCACAGATTATTACCAAGTAATTAACATGTGACCATGCAATATGGGCTTACCGGAGATGGTGTATTCATCACTGTGGCTCTCGCTGATGCGCACCAGGAACGAGCCATCCTTATTCTGAGAAGCCAGGAGCAGTTTCTCAGCCTTCAGCCGGTTGATGTTCCCATAGTACCACCTCAACAGACGTAGAcagatggatagatgaacagacagacagggaaagaggaaGACAGACAAAAAAGAGACACATGCACAATTGCACACGGGAGCAGACAAGCGCAGACAAGatcacacacaccgacacactcACACAATAAGCACGACAGGCTGGCGAGATTGGATGAACATGATGAGGTAGGCTAAATTATAAATCTTATATTGTCCCCTAAAAAACAACCGCATTGAACCCCCCGAATATCAATGTAATCTAATAATTGATCTATTTCTCATACTCAAGCTGCTTTGAGTGGAAAAGTAGGTGTGGTTCATAGGCTAGACTCCATTCAGAGAGTAAGGAAGGCTATTTACACTAAATATCAAGAATGGCTGCGGCTGTGCTGTGCTGCAAACACTAGGTACATTTCCATGACACTTAGGTTTCACCTGAAACTCTTGTCAGGTGCGGGTGTGAGCTGAGTTTAAAGATTATCATTTGTTTAAAACGTGTGTATCCACTGCTGTACCTCCCATAGAGTCGTTCCTAAAGCTACAACTTGACTGCAGTTGCACCAATCTGAGCACAAAGACAGGAACTTTATTTGGAAACGGTAGCCACATACATAAATGTAATACAGTGACATTGTTATACACTACAATGCTGTCAACTGTGCAGTAGTGAAcatgaaggaagggagggaggggtgctGTGTCACTTCTGTCAACAAACACTGACATTATTTAATCTTAATTAGTTCTATTTGAAAGAATGATCATGCCAAATCTTGTTTTTGGAACCTAAAATAAAACATTATGTTAAAGATAGCCTACCCAGTAAGCAAAAATATGTTGAAAAAAACGTATAAaagacgtacagtggggaaaaaaagtatttagtcagccaccaattgtgcaagttctcccacttaaaaagatgagagaggcctgtaattttcatcataggtacacgtcaactatgacagacaaaatgaggaaaaaaaatccaaaagatcacattgtaggatttttaatgaatttattagcaaattatggtggaaaataagtattagatcaataacaaaagtttctcaatactttgttatataccctttgttggcaatgacacaggtcaaacattttctgtaagtcttcacaaggttttcacacactgttgctggtattttggcccattcctccatgcagatctcctctagagcagtgatgttttggggctgtcgctgggcaacacggactttcaactccctccaaagattttctatggggttgagatctggagactggctaggccactccaggaccttgaaatgcttcttacgaagccactccttcgttgcccgggcggtgtgtttgggatcattgtcatgctgaaagacccagccacgtttcatcttcaatgcccttgctgatggaagggaggttttcactcaaaatctcacgatacatggccccattcattctttcctttacacggatcagtcgtcctggtccctttgcagaaaaacagccccaaagcatgatgtttccacccccatgcttcccagtaggtatggtgttctttggatgcaactcagcattctttgtcctccaaacacgacgagttgagtttttaccaaaaagttctattttggtttcatctgaccatatgtggtcctctgtagctcagctggtagagcacggcgcttgtaacgccaaggtagtgggttcgatccccaggaccacccatacacaaaaatgtatgcacgcatgactgtaagtcgctttggataaaagcgtctgctaaatggcatattattattattatttattattattattattattattctcccaatcctcttctggatcatccaaatgcactctagcaaacttcagacgggcctggacatgtactggcttaagcagggggacacgtctggcactgcaggatttgagtccctggcggcgtagtgtgttactgatggtaggctttgatactttggtccaagctctctgcaggtcattcactaggtcccccgtgtggttctgggatttttgctcaccgttcttgtgatcattttgccccacgggtgagatcttgcgtggagccccagatcgagggagattatcagtggtcttgtatgtcttccatttcctaataattgctcccacagttgatttcttcaaaccaagctgcttacctattgcagattcagtcttcccagcctggtgcaggtctacaattttgtttctggtgtcctttgacagctctttggtcttggccatagtggagtttggagtgtgactgtttgaggttgtggacaggtgtcttttatactgataacaagttcaaacaggtgccattaatacaggtaacgagtggaggacatagttgacgtgtacctatgatgaaaattacaggcctctctcatctttttaagtgggagaacttgcacaattggtggctgactaaatacttttcttccccactgtatcttccggacgtaaaaaaatatgtattttccggatgttgaaaatacgtattttccgtaCGTTAAAAGGGGTTTTAAAATTATAGTTGAATTTTTTTTCCAGACGTTCAGATCAGGTTGATCTTCGGTTCCGAATGAACGTTGGAAATACATCATTTACAGACgttgaaaatacttattttttgGTCATTGATTCTATGGCCAAATTTCAACAGCACGTACTGAAGATTGTTAAATATAATATTTATTATCGCTCCCATCTGTCAACTGCacttacagcgcattcggaatgtattcagacccctttttccacattttgttacgttacagccttattataaaattgattaaattgttattttccctcaatcaatctacatacaataccccaaaataatgaagcaaaaacaggtttttaataaaaaaacaaatattacATTGACATTAGGATTCAGACcttttcctcagtactttgttgaagcacgtttggcagcaattacagcctcaagtcttcttgggtatgacgctacaagcttgacacacctgtatttggggagtttctcccattcttctctgcagatcctctccagctctgtcaggttggatggggagcgtcgctgcacagctattttcaggtctctccagagatgttcgatcgggttcaagtccgggctctggctgggccactcgaggacattcagagacttgtcccgaagccactcctgcgttgtctcggctgtgtgctttgggtcgtttgtgctgttggaaggtgaaccttcaccccagtctgaggtcctgagcactttggagcaggttttcatcaaggatctctctgtactttgctccgttcatctttccctctatcctgactagcctcccagtccctgccgctgaaaaacatccccatagcatgatgctgccaccaccatgcttcaccgtagggatggtgccaggtttcctccagacgtgacgcttggcattcaggccaaagagttcaatctttgttttatcaaaccagagaatcttgtttctcatggtctgagagtcctttaggtgccttttggcaaactccaagcgggctgtaatgtgccttttactggggagtggcttccgtgtggtcactctaccataaaggcctgattggtggagtgctgcagagatggttgtccttttggaaggttctcccatctccacagaggaactctggagctctgtcagagtgaacatcgggttcttggtcacctccctgaccaaggcccttctcccccaattgctcagtttgtccgggcagcCAGCACTAGGATGAGTCTttgttgttccaaacttcttccatttaagaatgatggaggccactgtgttcttggggaccttcaatgctgcagaaatattttggtacccttccccagatctgtgcctcgacacaatcctgtctcggcgctctacggacaattccttcgacctcatggcatagtttttgctctgacatgcactgtcaactatgggaccttatatagacaggcgtgtgcctttccagatcatgttcaatcaattgaatttaccacaggtggactccaatccagttgtagaaacatctcaaggatgatcaatggaaacaggatgcgcttgagctcaatttcgagtctcatagcaaagggtctgaatatttgttttttatttttaataaatttgcaaacatttataaaaacttgttttcgctttgtcattatgaggtattgtgtgtagattgatgagggacaaaatgtgtttaatccattttagaataaggctgtaacgtaataaaatgtggaaaaagggaaggggtctgaatactttccgaatgcactgtgtgtgtgtgtgtgtgtgtattatatatatatatacatacacacacactgaacaaaaatataaacgcaacatgtaaagtgttggtcccatgttacatgagctaaaataaaagatcccagacatgttccatacacacaaaaagcttatttcgctcaaatttGGTGcccacatttgtttacatccctgttagtgatcatttctactttgccaatataatccacctgacaggtgtggcatatcaataagatgattaaacagcatgatcattacacaggtgcaccttgtgctggggacaataaaaggccactctaaaatgtgcggttttgtcacacaacacaatgccacagatgtctcaagttttgagggagcgtgtaattggcatgcaggaatgtccaccagagctgttgccagataatgtaatgttaatttctctaccataagctgcctccaacgtcgttttagagaatttggcaatacagttgaagtcggaagtttacatacaccttagccaaatccatttaaactcagtttttcacaattcctgacatttaatcctagtaaaaattccctgtcttaggtcagttaggatcaccactttattttaagaatgtgaaatgtcagaataatagtagagagaattatttatttcagcttttatttctttcatcacattcccagtgggtcagaagtttacatacactcaattagtatttggtagcattgcctttaaattgtttaacttgggtcaaacgttttgggtagccttccacaagcttcccacaataagttgggtgaattttggcccattcctcctgacagagctggtgtaacggagtcaggtttgtaggcctccttgctcgcacacgctttttcagttctgcccacaaatgttctataggattgagctcagggctttgtgatggccactctaataccttgactttgttgtccttaagccattttgccacaactttggaagtatgcttggggtcattgtccatttggaagacccattagcgaccaagctttaacttcctgactgatgtcttgagatgttgcttcaatatatccacataattttccttcctcatgatgccatctattttgtgaagcgcaccagtccctcctgcagtaaagcacccgcacagcatgatgctgccacccccgtgcttcacggttgggatggtgttcttcggcttgcaagcaaccccctttttcctccaaacataacgatggtcattatgggcaaacagttctatttttgtttcatcagaccagaggacatttctccaaaaagtaagatctttgtccccatgtgcagatgcaaaccttagtctggcttttttatggcggttttggagcagtggcttcttccttgctgagcggcctttcaggttatgtcgatataggactcgttttactgtggatataaatacttttgtacctgtttcctccagcatcttcacaaggtcctttgctgctgttctgggattgatttgcacttttccaccaaagtacgttcatctctaggagacagaatgtgtctccttcctgagcggtatgacggctgcgtggtcccatggtgtttatacttgcgtactattatttgtacagatgaacgtggtaccttcaggcgtttggaaattgctcccaaggatgaaccagacttgtggaggtctacaattttttttcagagatattggctgatttcttttgattttcccatgatgtcaagcaaataggtactgagtttgaaggtaggccttgaaatacatccacaggtaccacctccaattgactcaaatgatgtcaattagcctatcagaagcttctaaggccatgacatcattttctggaattttccaagctgtttaaaggcacagtcaacgtagtgtatgtaaacttctgacccactggaattgtaatacagtgaattataagtgaaataatctgtttctAAACTATTGTTGGAAATAGTACTTGTGtcctgcacaaagtagatgtcctaaccgacttgccaaaactatagtttgttaacaagaaatttgtggagtggttgaaaaacgagttttaatgactccaacctaagtgtatgtaaacttccgacttcaactgtacgtccaaccggcctcacaaccgcacacCATGTGTAACCCtgccagccaaggacctccacatccagcatcttcacctgcgggatcgtctgaaaccagccacccggacagctgatgaaactgaggagtatttctgtctgtaataaagcccttttttgagggaaaactcattctgattggctgggcctggctccccagtgggagcCTTTGCCCTcttaggcccacccatggctgcgcccctgcccagtcatgtgaaatccatagattagggcctaatacatttattttcaattgactgagttccttatatgaactgtaactcagcaaaatcgttgaaattgttgcatgttgcatttatacttttgttcagtatatatatatatatatatatatatatatattaaaataatTTCTGGGATGGTAGAAACAATTCtgtgtaaacttaaatgactaaaaccagataaaagtatgtagaaaagataataaaactatatatttatttatttatttatataagaCAATCTTTGAGAagtaacaatcaccaaaataaaaactagacagtcagggagaatcaaaAATGCAAAAAATGTCATGGCAtagggcccccattgattttgttataatgttgaGTCACTCAGCATAAGAACATGGTATAAGACATGGTAaaacgtgtagaattgcaggaagttTGCTTTAAAATCAAAACATTTCTCAGctccattgcaaaatgtgtagaattgcatggaaattagctttaaaactgaaatGTTTTCTCTCAGCCCCACGACAAAATGTGTAGATTTGCAGGAAACTAACTTCTAAACTGTAAAATGTTCTCTATGCCGCATGGCAAAACGTGTAGAATTgctggaaattagctttaaaacagcaaaaagTTGGCTGCAGAGTCCACTATCCCCCCCCCCACTAACTTTGCCACCGCTGCTGaaaaaaatcctaggggaaacactgcactgaattgtgagtcgctctggataagtgcacCTGCTGAATGaccaacatttttatttaaaaaacaaacacttgcaaagcatgcagggtattattctaatgaacCCCACCCACAAACAAGTAGAAATTTGGTCggtccggaccagaccaaatctgaacgaaTCATAGACGTCTtggctatgtttcacaagttgAACAGCACAGTACGGTACGGCACAGTTCAGTACGGTACAGGACAGTAGAGTTTTAttcagtagagtccagtacaatATGGTACagtagtttaattcagtagagtagagtacagtgtagtttaattcagtagagtagagttcagtacagtttagttcagtagagtacactatgctgtactatactctactgaactatacttttCTTTTATTGTACTCTACTaattaaactgtactgtaccatactgtactctactgtgctctactgtactgaactatactttacttttctttactgtattgtactctgctgtgctctactgtactgtactgtgctgtactgtgctgtccaaacttgtgaaccaTAGATGTctctgattggttcagatttggtccggctcatcgaacatctcattccaaaatcatggggatTAATATGGAGtctgtcccccctttgctgctataacagcctccactcttctgggaaggc
Encoded proteins:
- the LOC121545508 gene encoding tyrosine-protein kinase SRK3-like translates to MEGCCRSCMPCFSRLWNWIWPEFHYPNMTRPAEIPTISGDIRAPSPKKKQTQLYAALFDFEARSEEELTIKEGDKLSVIEKRGDYVLAKKLTGSMESGLVPATYVAILQDEFANHKWYYGNINRLKAEKLLLASQNKDGSFLVRISESHSDEYTISARNDGKVFHFRIQRSSIGAFLVSDKISFATLGELIQYHQNNSRSLGVPLDEPCAQQRELFDMEPWERPREEFKLQRKLGEGHFGEVWEALWINQNKKVAIKMLKQEDTKQDEFVKEVQALKNLHHPKLIQLLALCSRGEPVYIVTELMTKGSLKSYLGTPEGHVLTSAHLIYMGSQVGEGMAYLEDRHIVHRDLAARNILVGDDLVCKVADFGLARIIKDSVYTASRSTKIPVRWTAPEAALYQRFSVKSDVWSFGVLLYEMMSRGKMPYDGKSNKEVLELLSTGYRLSCPSRCPPNIYRIMLACWNPEASKRPSFHALHSQLDTIYTRIYFKTIEV